The region GAAATATCCGCTTTTATATGAGATTTATAAATAGCACTTATATCAATACAGTCATCTTGTAGTTTTAAATTTTATATATTATTTGCAAAAAACTGCATTAAATAAATTTCAATAAAGGAGACTTTTTTATGTTAAATTATGTACAAGCTGGGAATAATAAAAGTTCAAAAACATTACTATTTATACATGGAGCCGCTTCAAATCATAGAGTCTATGGTGAAGTTCAAAAATATCTTGAAGATTATAACTGCATACTAATCGATCTTAATGGTCACGGTGATAGTAAAGGGCCTTGCTCTCCTACCATTGAAGGATATATTGATAATGTAACAGATTTTATAAAAAATAGTGATGTAACCAAAAATCAAAATGACATCACTATAATAGGTTATAGTATGGGCGGTGCAACTGTTCTTGGAATAGCATTAAAAAAATTACATAATGTAAAAAGAGGTGTAGTCATAAGTGGCACATCTAAATTTAATAAATTAAAAGATACTGAATTTATAAAAAAAATTTATGAAAAACATGAATTAGACCGTGAATGCTTACGCAAATATATTGGAAATCAATCTAATCCATTAGCTATTAAATACGCACATCTTGGAGAATCAAATCCAGAACTATTGATGAACAATTTGGTAGCATGCTCAAAATTTGATATATCTGACAAAATAAAAAATATTGATATACCAGTTAAAATTCTTATATCAAGAGATGAAAAGCTTGTACTACTAGAATGCGCTGAACGGGATAATTCTAGAATCAAAAATTCTATACTAACAATTTTTGAAAGTGGAATGCATGTTTTGCCTATTATAAATGGTAAAGGAGTGGCAAAGGAAATTGCTGCTTTTATATCAGATTAATCAATTACAGCACTATGCTAGAAACTAAATCATACAAATTTTAATAAAGGAGATATTTTATATGTTACATTATGTGCAAATAGGTAATAAAAAAAGCGCTGATACTCTACTCTTTGTACACGGAAGTGGTAATACCTATAAGATTTTTGGAGAAGTTTATAAACACTTAACTAATTACAATTGTATCCTTATAGATCTTAATGGTCACGGTGAAAGTAAAGGTGAATGCTCCTCTACTCTGGAAGGATATGCAGATAATGTTATAGATTTTATAAAAAATAGTAACTCAACTAGAAATCAAAATAAAATCACCCTAATAGGATATAGTCTTGGTGGTTCAATAGTTCTTAGCATAGCATTAAAAAAATTGCCTAATATAAAACAAGCTATAATTATAAGCGGTGCATCTAAATTTGATAAATTAAAAGACATTAAGGCAATGAAAGAACTTCATAAAAGCGGCAAAATAGATATAGATTTCTTTAATAAATGTATGAGTAATCAGCCTAATCCGCTAGTTTACAAATATATGCATATATCAAAATCAGATCCAAAAGTATCAATAAATGATTTAGCAATATGTGAAAATTTAGATATATCTAATAAAATTAAAGATATTGATATACCTGTAAAAATTATTATAGCAAGAGATGAAATATCAGTGCTTTTAAAATATGCTGAACGTGATAATGCTAAAATTAAGAATTCCACATTAACAATTTTTGAAAATGGAAGGCACTTTTTATTAGTAGTACATGGCAAAGAAGTGGCGAAAGAAATCGCTGGTTTTGTATCTGGTTAAAATCAAATCATACATAACATAACCAATAATAAAGTTAATTCTTACAATATATTAAAAGTCTTATTAATGTAGAAAATATTTTATAAAACCTTTAATATGTATGATTATAGAATAAGTAATATCTAAATTAAAAATAAATACAAATGCTATATATAGTCAATTGCATCTCCTATTTTACAACATTATTTTACATATAGTTCAAAAATTAGTTGATATTTTATTGAACTATATGTAAAAGTATGTTACAATATATATACAATTAGGTAATTTTTTATAATTAATGGTATTTTCTAATTGAATAGTGATAGAGGTGTAATAAATGAAAAATCATAATGCTGTTATTAAAGATATTGCTTATTATCATCCTGACAACGTGGTAGATAATGAGTACTTCATAAAACACTTTGATGCACAAGGTGTAGATATTAGGCATTTATTAAAAAGCTTTGGTAGAAGATCACGTTACCTTTCAAATGATCCTAATGAGAACGTATTAACCATGGGTGTTAAAGCATCTCAAATTCTGCTTAAAAAAGTTAATATCAATCCAAAAGAATTAAATTTAATAGTTTTTTCGTCAATAACTACAGAATATTTTTGTCCAACCACAGC is a window of Clostridium pasteurianum DNA encoding:
- a CDS encoding alpha/beta fold hydrolase; translated protein: MLNYVQAGNNKSSKTLLFIHGAASNHRVYGEVQKYLEDYNCILIDLNGHGDSKGPCSPTIEGYIDNVTDFIKNSDVTKNQNDITIIGYSMGGATVLGIALKKLHNVKRGVVISGTSKFNKLKDTEFIKKIYEKHELDRECLRKYIGNQSNPLAIKYAHLGESNPELLMNNLVACSKFDISDKIKNIDIPVKILISRDEKLVLLECAERDNSRIKNSILTIFESGMHVLPIINGKGVAKEIAAFISD
- a CDS encoding alpha/beta fold hydrolase; this translates as MLHYVQIGNKKSADTLLFVHGSGNTYKIFGEVYKHLTNYNCILIDLNGHGESKGECSSTLEGYADNVIDFIKNSNSTRNQNKITLIGYSLGGSIVLSIALKKLPNIKQAIIISGASKFDKLKDIKAMKELHKSGKIDIDFFNKCMSNQPNPLVYKYMHISKSDPKVSINDLAICENLDISNKIKDIDIPVKIIIARDEISVLLKYAERDNAKIKNSTLTIFENGRHFLLVVHGKEVAKEIAGFVSG